The following proteins are co-located in the Spirosoma montaniterrae genome:
- a CDS encoding SusC/RagA family TonB-linked outer membrane protein, with translation MRKLLMTQLLLCFLSLPLLAQDVAISGKVTSTEDGSVLPGVNIAVKGTSRGTSTDAEGTYRLNVPAGSTLVFSFIGFVTQEVPIGNRTTVDVALASDAAQLQEVVVTALGIKRDAKSISFATQQINAEQLQVVRQPDAGNALAGKVAGLQVLSQAGSKLGQGAVIRIRGAASLVDKNPLYVVDGTPLTADSGTPPSLDINPDDIETLSVLKGPNATALYGQRGDAGVIVITTKKGLARKGIGIDINSTTTFDQVNIIPKYQNLYGGGGSSAWRTFTWAPGNPVEWQAFNGKRYHDYTDDSSWGPRLDGSEYIPWYAWYPGSPYSFKTASFTPQPNNVRDFYNTGLTLNNGVSMRAGGTGYNLRLSYTNVNQTGVLPNTSLQRNYITAATTFDLGKNLTAGLNLNYTTDRVNGNFDDDYSNFSGAGSFNQWFHRNLDMGIMRELRDFRTPTGALASWNHSNPTATTNFSTPNFNRGNYWYNWYSYQDNINYQTNRDRLFGDVNLTYRINDHFRVQGWLRRNQRQTNYENKTPTILELSAAQTGVKAEYTTGAVTEREDNYEFLGSYDNTFGEFDLSANVGGNIRDNRYSRVDMATTGGLFVPDLFTIGNSIGTPNLTNNRFRKEVRSLYGRASLGWRDMVYLEVTGRNDWSSALPADRNSYFYPSVGGSFVFSELTRDRLPFLSFGKLRGSWAQVGSDLNPYQLALNYQVNQFKYNTNSLITTPNLLTNAEIIPSLSSAYEVGVDLRFLKNRAGLAFTYYKENKINEILNVDVTTASGFTEKVINAGRIERNGIELQLTGQPVVGKNFNWDVALNFAVNNSRVISLGSVNSIQATSAVPFGSSLQSFDTNDAFGFAYVIHTDGTDNGGNNRWGQLRGNGILYDEQGRPLLNRDPVTGIYTYQFAANQYFGSVLPDFTGGLINTLRYRNFNLGIAIDYQKGGKYFSLSNLFGQYSGLYAETAATNDRGKNVRDDVAEGGGVRVQGVSSTGEAVDTYVPAYDYYHQFGNNGIINNSVFDASYVKLREISFGYNIPLKSNRYFQGIGLSVVARNPYLLYAANRNIDPSELSQRFGENGQQPGTRSLGFNVRLSF, from the coding sequence ATGAGAAAACTTTTAATGACGCAGCTATTGCTGTGTTTTCTCAGTTTGCCATTGCTGGCGCAGGATGTTGCCATCAGTGGTAAGGTTACGTCGACGGAAGACGGGTCTGTGCTGCCGGGCGTGAACATTGCCGTAAAAGGCACGTCGCGCGGCACCAGTACCGACGCCGAAGGGACGTACCGACTCAACGTACCGGCGGGTTCGACGCTGGTGTTCAGCTTTATCGGGTTTGTTACCCAGGAAGTGCCTATCGGCAATCGCACCACGGTCGATGTAGCATTGGCGAGCGATGCGGCCCAGCTTCAGGAAGTGGTTGTAACGGCCTTGGGTATCAAACGCGATGCCAAATCGATTTCGTTTGCTACGCAGCAGATCAATGCCGAACAGCTTCAGGTGGTGCGGCAACCCGATGCGGGGAATGCGCTGGCTGGTAAAGTAGCGGGTTTGCAGGTGCTCAGTCAGGCCGGGTCGAAACTTGGTCAGGGTGCTGTGATTCGGATTCGGGGGGCGGCTTCATTGGTCGATAAAAACCCGCTCTACGTGGTCGATGGCACTCCGCTGACAGCCGACAGCGGCACCCCGCCTTCGCTCGACATCAACCCCGACGACATCGAAACGCTGTCTGTGCTGAAGGGTCCCAACGCTACGGCTCTCTACGGGCAGCGGGGCGACGCTGGTGTGATTGTCATTACGACCAAGAAGGGCCTCGCCCGTAAAGGTATTGGCATTGACATCAACAGCACCACGACCTTCGATCAGGTCAACATCATTCCGAAATACCAGAATCTGTATGGCGGGGGCGGTTCGTCGGCATGGCGGACTTTTACGTGGGCACCGGGCAATCCCGTTGAGTGGCAGGCGTTTAATGGTAAGCGTTATCACGACTACACAGACGATTCGTCGTGGGGGCCGCGTTTAGATGGCTCGGAGTACATTCCGTGGTATGCCTGGTATCCGGGTAGTCCGTACTCGTTCAAAACGGCGTCGTTTACGCCCCAGCCGAACAACGTGCGCGATTTCTACAACACGGGCCTGACGCTCAACAATGGCGTGAGTATGCGGGCGGGCGGCACGGGCTACAACCTGCGGCTGTCGTACACGAACGTGAACCAGACGGGTGTGCTGCCAAACACGTCGCTGCAACGCAACTACATCACGGCGGCCACAACTTTCGACCTGGGCAAAAACCTGACTGCCGGGCTGAACCTGAACTATACTACCGACCGCGTAAACGGAAACTTCGACGACGATTACTCGAATTTCTCAGGGGCGGGGTCGTTCAACCAGTGGTTTCACCGCAACCTCGATATGGGCATCATGCGCGAGTTGCGCGATTTCCGCACACCCACCGGTGCGCTGGCAAGCTGGAACCACAGCAATCCTACGGCCACCACCAACTTCAGCACGCCGAACTTCAACCGGGGCAACTACTGGTATAACTGGTATTCGTATCAGGACAACATTAACTACCAGACCAATCGCGACCGGCTGTTTGGCGACGTGAACCTGACCTACCGCATCAACGACCACTTCCGGGTGCAGGGCTGGCTGCGCCGGAATCAGCGGCAGACCAATTACGAGAACAAAACGCCGACGATTCTCGAACTCAGCGCGGCCCAAACGGGCGTGAAAGCTGAATACACCACCGGTGCTGTTACCGAGCGCGAAGACAACTACGAATTCTTAGGTTCTTACGACAACACCTTCGGCGAGTTTGACCTGAGCGCGAACGTGGGCGGCAACATCCGCGACAATCGCTACTCGCGGGTCGATATGGCAACAACGGGCGGGCTGTTCGTGCCTGACCTGTTCACCATCGGCAACTCGATTGGTACGCCAAATCTGACAAACAACCGCTTCCGCAAAGAAGTACGCAGCTTATATGGCCGGGCCTCGCTGGGCTGGCGCGATATGGTGTACCTCGAAGTAACGGGACGTAACGACTGGAGTTCGGCCCTGCCTGCCGACCGAAATTCGTATTTCTACCCCTCGGTGGGTGGTAGCTTTGTGTTCTCTGAACTGACCCGCGACAGGTTGCCGTTTCTATCGTTCGGGAAGCTGCGCGGTAGCTGGGCGCAGGTGGGTTCCGATCTGAACCCGTATCAGTTGGCACTGAACTACCAGGTGAATCAGTTCAAATACAACACTAACAGCCTCATTACCACGCCTAACCTGCTGACCAATGCCGAAATCATTCCGTCGCTGTCGTCGGCGTATGAAGTGGGCGTTGATCTGCGTTTCCTGAAAAACCGGGCCGGGCTGGCGTTTACGTATTACAAGGAGAACAAAATCAACGAGATTCTGAACGTAGACGTGACAACCGCCAGTGGCTTTACCGAAAAGGTAATCAACGCGGGTCGCATCGAGCGTAACGGCATCGAACTGCAATTGACGGGTCAACCCGTTGTGGGCAAAAACTTCAACTGGGACGTTGCGCTGAACTTCGCCGTAAATAATTCGCGCGTGATTAGTCTGGGTAGCGTCAACTCGATTCAGGCGACCTCGGCGGTGCCGTTCGGCTCCTCGCTGCAATCGTTCGACACCAACGATGCGTTTGGGTTTGCTTACGTGATTCATACCGACGGCACCGACAACGGCGGCAACAACCGCTGGGGCCAACTGCGCGGCAACGGAATTCTGTACGACGAGCAGGGGCGTCCTTTGCTGAACAGAGATCCTGTGACCGGCATCTACACGTATCAGTTTGCGGCTAACCAGTACTTCGGCTCGGTGCTGCCTGATTTCACGGGTGGTTTGATTAATACGCTGCGGTACAGAAACTTCAACCTCGGCATTGCCATCGACTACCAGAAAGGCGGCAAATACTTCTCGCTGTCGAACCTGTTCGGTCAGTATTCGGGCTTGTACGCCGAGACTGCGGCTACCAATGACCGGGGCAAAAACGTGCGCGACGACGTAGCCGAAGGCGGTGGCGTTCGGGTTCAGGGTGTAAGCAGCACAGGCGAGGCAGTAGATACCTACGTACCAGCTTACGACTATTACCATCAGTTTGGCAACAACGGCATCATCAATAATTCGGTGTTCGATGCTTCGTATGTCAAGCTGCGCGAGATAAGTTTCGGTTATAACATTCCGCTCAAGTCGAACCGCTATTTCCAGGGTATCGGTCTGAGCGTAGTGGCCCGGAATCCGTATCTGCTTTATGCCGCCAACCGCAACATCGACCCTTCGGAGTTATCGCAGCGGTTCGGCGAAAACGGTCAGCAGCCCGGTACGCGCTCGCTCGGTTTCAACGTTCGGTTAAGTTTTTAG
- a CDS encoding SusD/RagB family nutrient-binding outer membrane lipoprotein, which translates to MNFKHKFLSISLFTGLGLMAGCSDFGDMNVNPNAATTPVTSALLTAAMTGIPPTTPTGALLEGIAGRLTALAVEPRLFVQYWSESQYPENSQYATTFADWNRYYAVTLQDLQTIIDYNTNADTKTYVAQFGSNNNQLAVARILKAYLFSVVTDRWGDVPYVNALKQTTAVPYDPQQAIYADLFKELREASAQFDNGRAFQGDILFNGNQARWKKFANSLRMILAMRLTKVDPATARTEFLAAYNDAAGYISTNADNATIQFTDVNQFRNPDNALFDGRSDYGVSDVLVNKLKALSDPRLPAYAAPTDNGDYLGLPYGLTRELLIAYTNDNEFSLPSAKVLAKTQPGYIITAAQMLLAKAEAAARGWISADARTAYNDAIRASWEQWGVFDATKYAAYIASPAVLPTTGDILAKIGDQRWLALYPNGQEAWSEWRRTGFPDLKPTPYAVNESKQIPRRYAYPNSEPTLNAAAYTEAVGRLQNGDKTNARVWWDKP; encoded by the coding sequence ATGAACTTCAAACATAAATTTCTCTCCATCAGCCTGTTTACGGGCTTAGGATTAATGGCGGGGTGCAGCGATTTCGGGGATATGAACGTGAACCCCAACGCGGCCACAACGCCCGTAACGTCGGCTCTGCTAACGGCGGCTATGACGGGCATTCCGCCGACGACACCCACAGGGGCACTGCTCGAAGGCATTGCCGGGCGGCTGACCGCGCTGGCCGTCGAACCGCGTTTGTTCGTACAATACTGGTCGGAAAGCCAATACCCCGAAAATTCGCAGTATGCCACGACGTTTGCCGACTGGAACCGGTATTATGCCGTAACACTCCAGGACCTGCAAACGATTATCGACTACAACACCAACGCCGATACGAAAACCTATGTGGCCCAGTTCGGCTCGAACAACAATCAGTTGGCCGTTGCCCGTATCTTGAAAGCGTACCTGTTCTCGGTTGTGACCGACCGCTGGGGCGACGTGCCGTATGTCAACGCACTGAAGCAAACCACCGCCGTGCCGTATGACCCGCAGCAGGCTATTTACGCCGATTTGTTCAAGGAGTTGCGGGAAGCGAGTGCGCAGTTCGACAATGGACGGGCATTTCAGGGCGACATTCTGTTTAATGGCAATCAGGCCCGCTGGAAAAAATTCGCCAATTCGCTCCGCATGATTCTGGCGATGCGCCTGACCAAAGTTGACCCTGCCACGGCCCGCACCGAATTTCTGGCCGCTTACAATGATGCGGCTGGCTATATCAGTACCAATGCCGACAACGCGACCATTCAGTTTACCGACGTAAATCAGTTTCGCAACCCCGACAACGCTCTGTTCGACGGGCGTAGCGATTACGGCGTGAGCGACGTGCTGGTAAACAAGCTGAAAGCTTTGAGCGACCCGCGCCTGCCCGCCTACGCTGCCCCAACCGACAACGGCGATTATCTGGGCTTGCCTTACGGCCTGACCCGCGAACTGCTCATTGCCTACACGAACGACAACGAGTTCTCGCTGCCGAGTGCGAAAGTGCTGGCGAAAACGCAGCCGGGCTATATCATTACGGCGGCTCAGATGCTGCTGGCAAAGGCCGAAGCTGCGGCCCGTGGCTGGATTTCGGCAGATGCCCGCACCGCCTACAATGATGCTATTCGGGCATCGTGGGAGCAGTGGGGCGTATTCGATGCTACGAAATATGCCGCCTACATTGCCAGCCCTGCCGTGCTTCCAACCACGGGCGACATTCTGGCGAAAATTGGCGATCAGCGGTGGCTGGCTCTGTACCCAAATGGGCAGGAAGCCTGGTCAGAATGGCGTCGGACGGGCTTCCCCGATCTGAAACCAACGCCCTATGCCGTTAACGAAAGCAAGCAGATTCCGCGTCGGTATGCTTACCCGAACAGCGAACCCACGCTCAACGCGGCTGCTTACACCGAAGCGGTGGGCCGGTTGCAAAATGGTGATAAAACCAATGCCCGTGTGTGGTGGGATAAGCCTTAA
- the meaB gene encoding methylmalonyl Co-A mutase-associated GTPase MeaB, which translates to MRQRFSPDYYINGILTGDRLILSRAITLVESSRPDDQALAQQVLEGVLPHTGGSVRVGITGVPGVGKSTFIEAFGTYLTNVGHRLAVLAVDPSSQRSGGSLLGDKTRMETLSTNPNAYIRPSPASGALGGVAHRTRETMLLCEAAGFDVILVETVGVGQSETVVHGMVDFFLLLMLAGAGDELQGMKRGIMELADALCITKADGDNVANADRARVEYQNALHLFPPTDTGWFPPVLTGSALTGMGVADVWQTIQEHQTLTAQNGHRTQRRQQQQLSWFKGLLQQRLSQNFYARPGIADRLTALEEQIKNGTMLPSQAVDTLFTAIVP; encoded by the coding sequence ATGCGACAACGTTTTTCACCCGACTACTATATCAACGGTATCCTGACCGGCGACCGGCTGATTTTGAGCCGGGCTATTACACTTGTGGAAAGCAGCCGACCCGACGATCAGGCTCTGGCGCAACAGGTGCTGGAGGGTGTGCTGCCGCATACGGGCGGGTCGGTGCGCGTAGGTATTACGGGTGTGCCCGGCGTGGGAAAAAGCACGTTCATTGAAGCGTTCGGCACTTACCTGACCAACGTGGGGCATCGGTTGGCGGTACTGGCGGTTGACCCCAGTAGCCAACGGTCGGGCGGGAGTTTACTGGGCGATAAGACGCGGATGGAAACGCTGTCTACCAATCCGAACGCCTACATCCGGCCCAGTCCGGCAAGTGGCGCACTGGGGGGAGTGGCACATCGAACGCGCGAAACCATGCTTCTTTGCGAAGCCGCCGGGTTCGATGTGATTCTGGTTGAAACCGTTGGTGTGGGGCAGTCAGAGACGGTCGTACACGGTATGGTCGATTTTTTTCTGCTACTAATGCTGGCCGGTGCGGGCGACGAGTTGCAGGGTATGAAACGCGGTATCATGGAACTGGCCGATGCGCTTTGTATCACCAAAGCCGACGGCGATAATGTCGCCAATGCCGATCGCGCCCGCGTTGAGTACCAGAACGCGCTACACCTGTTTCCGCCCACCGATACGGGCTGGTTTCCGCCCGTGCTGACGGGTTCGGCTCTAACTGGCATGGGCGTGGCTGACGTATGGCAAACCATTCAGGAACATCAAACGCTGACCGCACAAAACGGCCATCGTACTCAACGACGTCAACAGCAACAACTTAGCTGGTTTAAAGGCCTGTTACAACAACGCCTGAGTCAAAATTTTTATGCCCGACCCGGCATCGCCGACCGTCTGACTGCTCTGGAAGAGCAAATTAAAAACGGTACAATGTTGCCAAGTCAGGCGGTCGATACGCTGTTCACTGCAATCGTTCCGTAA
- a CDS encoding glycosyltransferase family 4 protein, with protein sequence MTTLTNQPGMPDQELPSASVWAYNPKNVAFIGDYLPRQCGIATFTSDLYSSYNRFIPDSNAIVVSVNDTPEGYDYPAEVRYDFYQHDQEAYRRAAEFLNAKDVDVVCLQHEYGIFGGPAGSYILTLLRNLTMPVVTTFHTILKDPNQDQLLVLKSIADLSARVVCMSEKGRDFLVNIYEIPAEKIDVIAHGIPDMPFVDPHFYKDKFGMEGKQTLLTFGLLSPNKGIETMIRALPQIVEQVPNVVYMILGATHPHLIRHEGEAYRDSLKALATKLGVRDNVRFYNQFVEIEDLLEYLGAADIYVTPYLNPAQITSGTLSYAFGCGKAVVSTPYWHAEELLADGRGVLVPFGDSEGFANAIINLLTDEPVRHALRKKAYLVGRQMIWEEAIQRYARSFAQARQQRMIVVSRQLPQNADIDGGSTFKLPALKLDHLFRLTDSTGMVQHARFHLPFYDEGYCSDDNARALILAIWLRDAGLSDPKVAKAADNYAAFLNHAYSAEHRRFRNFMSYDRQWLEDIGSDDSTGRTMWAIGTSIGRATDRNTVTWGINLIESVLPTIVQMGSPRAWAFALLGIYEYQKKFNDDRLAKTIQRQLLDKLMACYHATATEDWPWFENVLSYDNAVLAHVLIRSGDNAMVQVGLKALRWLLNLQTAPKGHFQPIGSDGFYTKGQPRAYFDQQPLEAQSTVSACLAAFSATGDAEWHRAAIRVFNWFTGLNDLGLPLYDPQTGGCRDGLHIDRVNQNQGAESTLSYLLALAELYTVQKQQAELKAVDTAVAKLVKAQ encoded by the coding sequence ATGACGACTTTGACGAACCAGCCGGGTATGCCGGACCAGGAATTACCGAGTGCATCGGTATGGGCTTACAATCCCAAAAACGTAGCTTTTATCGGCGATTATCTGCCCCGGCAATGTGGCATTGCTACGTTTACGTCTGATCTGTACAGTTCGTATAATCGGTTTATTCCTGATTCAAATGCCATTGTCGTGTCGGTCAACGACACGCCCGAAGGCTATGATTACCCCGCCGAAGTGCGTTATGATTTCTATCAGCACGATCAGGAAGCGTATCGCCGTGCTGCTGAGTTTCTGAATGCCAAAGACGTTGACGTGGTGTGTTTGCAGCATGAATATGGCATCTTCGGCGGACCGGCAGGAAGCTACATCCTGACGCTGCTGCGCAACCTGACGATGCCCGTTGTAACTACGTTTCACACGATTTTGAAAGACCCCAATCAGGATCAGTTGCTGGTGCTGAAAAGTATAGCTGATCTATCGGCTCGCGTTGTTTGCATGAGCGAGAAGGGTCGTGATTTTCTGGTTAATATCTACGAAATTCCCGCTGAGAAAATCGACGTAATCGCTCACGGCATTCCCGACATGCCGTTCGTTGACCCGCATTTTTACAAGGATAAGTTCGGGATGGAGGGTAAGCAAACGCTGCTGACCTTCGGGCTGTTGTCGCCCAATAAGGGCATTGAAACCATGATTCGCGCGTTGCCACAGATTGTGGAGCAGGTGCCAAACGTGGTGTATATGATTCTGGGGGCTACGCATCCGCACCTGATTCGGCACGAAGGTGAAGCCTACCGCGACAGTCTCAAAGCCCTTGCTACCAAACTCGGCGTTCGCGACAACGTGCGATTCTACAACCAGTTTGTCGAGATCGAAGACCTGCTCGAATACCTCGGCGCGGCTGATATTTACGTTACACCGTATCTGAATCCGGCGCAAATTACCTCTGGTACGCTGTCGTATGCGTTCGGTTGCGGCAAGGCGGTGGTATCGACGCCCTACTGGCACGCCGAAGAACTACTGGCCGACGGGCGCGGAGTGCTGGTGCCGTTTGGTGATAGTGAGGGGTTTGCCAATGCTATTATCAACCTGCTGACCGACGAACCGGTGCGCCACGCGCTCCGAAAGAAGGCGTATTTAGTGGGCCGACAGATGATTTGGGAAGAAGCCATTCAACGTTATGCCCGTTCGTTTGCGCAGGCCCGGCAGCAGCGTATGATTGTTGTGAGCCGGCAATTACCGCAAAACGCTGATATTGACGGCGGTTCGACCTTCAAACTGCCCGCGCTTAAACTCGACCACCTGTTCCGGCTTACCGACTCGACCGGTATGGTGCAGCACGCCCGTTTCCACTTGCCTTTCTACGATGAAGGGTATTGTTCGGATGACAACGCCCGTGCGTTGATTTTGGCGATATGGCTGCGCGACGCGGGCTTGAGCGACCCGAAAGTAGCCAAAGCCGCTGATAATTACGCAGCTTTTCTCAATCACGCCTACAGTGCTGAACACCGCCGGTTCCGCAATTTCATGAGCTACGACCGGCAATGGCTCGAAGACATTGGTTCTGACGATAGCACGGGCCGCACCATGTGGGCAATTGGCACGAGTATTGGCCGTGCTACGGATCGTAATACCGTTACGTGGGGTATCAACCTGATTGAGAGCGTATTGCCAACGATTGTACAGATGGGTTCGCCCCGTGCCTGGGCCTTCGCATTGCTGGGTATTTATGAGTACCAGAAAAAATTTAATGACGACCGGCTGGCAAAAACCATCCAGCGACAACTGCTCGACAAACTTATGGCCTGCTACCACGCTACGGCTACTGAAGACTGGCCGTGGTTCGAAAACGTGCTGTCGTATGATAACGCTGTGCTGGCTCACGTGCTGATTCGGTCGGGCGATAACGCGATGGTGCAGGTTGGGTTGAAAGCACTGCGGTGGTTGCTGAATTTGCAGACCGCACCCAAAGGGCATTTCCAGCCTATTGGCTCTGATGGATTTTACACCAAAGGCCAGCCCCGCGCCTATTTCGATCAGCAGCCGCTCGAAGCGCAAAGTACGGTATCTGCCTGCCTGGCCGCTTTTTCGGCGACGGGCGATGCAGAGTGGCACCGTGCCGCCATTCGGGTATTCAACTGGTTTACAGGGCTGAACGATCTGGGTCTGCCACTTTACGACCCGCAAACGGGCGGCTGTCGCGATGGCTTGCACATCGACCGCGTGAATCAGAATCAGGGGGCAGAATCTACGTTATCGTATCTGCTGGCATTGGCTGAGTTATACACGGTGCAGAAACAACAGGCAGAATTGAAAGCAGTTGACACGGCGGTGGCAAAGTTGGTTAAGGCACAGTAG
- the lpxB gene encoding lipid-A-disaccharide synthase, with translation MTYYLIAGERSGDLHGANLIRAIRQHDPQAQCRAYGGEQMEAAGAVLVRHYREMAFMGFLEVVRNLGTIRRILRECQADLLANRPDALILIDYAGFNLRMARFAKKHGIRVFYYISPKVWAWNQRRALTIKANVDRLFTILPFETEFFARYDYEVEYVGNPLLDALADFQPGLDWPGLDWPSPTFGDALSANNRPVVALLPGSRRQEITMILPLMLTVTRRFPQYTFVVGTVSNLPESLYDSLLTDYPDVRRVSDAAYDLLHVATAALVTSGTATLETALLNVPQVVCYKTTGVSYAIAKRLIAVPFISLVNLIANRAVVTELIQNDLTPSRIEQELRAILPGGDRRDQQLADYATVRQIMGDPGASERAGKRMVELVADQTKNR, from the coding sequence ATGACCTACTACCTGATTGCTGGTGAGCGTTCCGGCGATTTGCACGGCGCGAACCTGATTCGGGCCATTCGGCAGCACGACCCGCAGGCGCAATGCCGGGCCTATGGGGGCGAACAGATGGAAGCCGCCGGGGCCGTGCTGGTGCGCCACTACCGGGAGATGGCCTTTATGGGTTTTCTGGAAGTGGTCCGTAACCTCGGCACCATCCGCCGAATTCTGCGCGAGTGCCAGGCCGATTTGCTGGCGAACCGACCCGACGCGCTTATTCTAATCGACTACGCGGGTTTCAACTTACGCATGGCCCGGTTTGCCAAAAAACATGGCATTCGGGTGTTTTATTACATCTCACCGAAGGTTTGGGCCTGGAACCAACGACGCGCCCTCACTATTAAAGCCAACGTCGACAGGCTGTTTACGATTCTGCCCTTTGAAACCGAGTTTTTTGCCCGCTACGATTACGAAGTAGAGTACGTCGGCAATCCCCTCCTCGACGCGCTGGCCGACTTCCAGCCCGGCCTGGATTGGCCCGGCCTGGATTGGCCTAGCCCGACGTTTGGCGACGCGCTGAGCGCAAACAACCGGCCCGTGGTAGCGTTGCTGCCCGGCAGTCGCCGACAGGAGATTACAATGATACTGCCCCTGATGCTGACCGTTACGCGCCGGTTTCCGCAGTACACGTTCGTGGTCGGCACGGTTAGCAATTTGCCGGAGTCATTATACGACAGTCTGCTGACCGATTACCCTGACGTTCGGCGGGTGAGCGATGCGGCTTATGATTTGCTGCACGTTGCTACGGCGGCACTCGTAACATCGGGTACGGCAACGCTCGAAACGGCCCTGCTCAATGTGCCGCAGGTGGTATGCTACAAAACAACGGGCGTTAGTTATGCCATTGCCAAACGGCTCATTGCCGTGCCGTTTATTTCGCTCGTGAACCTGATTGCCAATCGTGCCGTTGTTACTGAGCTGATCCAGAATGATCTGACGCCCAGCCGTATCGAGCAGGAATTACGGGCTATTCTGCCCGGTGGCGACCGGCGTGACCAGCAACTGGCCGACTATGCCACTGTCCGGCAAATAATGGGCGATCCGGGAGCGTCGGAACGGGCTGGCAAGCGTATGGTCGAACTGGTGGCTGACCAAACAAAAAACCGCTGA
- a CDS encoding glycoside hydrolase family 130 protein, whose protein sequence is MSIKATRTGIVLRPDPTRVLFRPFELGSSTRTLKIIARVGSMTDEEADKKLNEVIREFGGRHHKLERFLLQRFEQIKPHLLTDEPLELDRKLLLGAYFTMEYSLESAALFNPSMIWHPDQTNVPPGYKRFILSLRATGEGHVSSISFRMGYIDEEGQIVLRKPSRYVTAPEIVPDQRFKRVQFERKLYELRLENSIQEKMMTGLGEEFTLAELEAQVRRISAQYRYNAEYETIAAGLTALARSNYEIDFDDDLSLDERCIFPTSPNETNGIEDARFVQFTDDNGDVTYYATYTAYNGRVTFPQLLETKDFTHFRVSTLSGAEVSNKGMALFPRKINGKYAMISRQDGENIYLMYSDDLYIWQTKELLLKPTHHWEYVQLGNCGSPIETEAGWLVLSHGVGPMRKYAIGAFLLDLNDPGKVLGRLTEPLLSPDENEREGYVPNVVYSCGGVVHGRELIIPYAMADYASSFATVNVDELLAELTGTIKPELTQAVVV, encoded by the coding sequence ATGAGTATCAAAGCCACCCGCACCGGCATTGTGTTGCGGCCCGACCCCACCCGCGTGTTGTTTCGCCCGTTTGAGTTGGGCAGCAGCACTCGTACCCTGAAAATCATTGCCCGCGTTGGCTCGATGACCGACGAAGAGGCCGATAAGAAACTCAATGAAGTGATTCGAGAGTTTGGCGGTCGGCATCATAAACTGGAGCGGTTTCTGTTGCAACGCTTCGAGCAAATCAAGCCGCATTTGCTGACCGATGAGCCGCTGGAACTTGATCGGAAGCTGCTGCTGGGCGCGTATTTCACAATGGAATATTCGCTGGAGTCGGCGGCTCTGTTTAACCCGTCGATGATCTGGCACCCCGACCAGACCAACGTACCGCCGGGCTACAAACGCTTCATACTCAGTTTGCGGGCTACGGGCGAGGGGCACGTATCATCTATCTCGTTTCGGATGGGCTACATCGACGAAGAAGGACAGATTGTGTTGCGTAAGCCTTCCCGCTACGTAACGGCTCCCGAAATTGTCCCCGATCAGCGGTTTAAACGGGTGCAGTTTGAACGGAAACTCTATGAGCTGCGCCTGGAAAACAGCATTCAGGAGAAAATGATGACCGGGCTGGGAGAGGAGTTTACACTGGCCGAACTCGAAGCGCAGGTCCGGCGTATTTCGGCTCAGTACCGATATAACGCTGAATATGAAACCATTGCCGCCGGTCTGACGGCTCTCGCCCGCTCGAATTACGAGATTGATTTTGACGACGACCTGAGCTTAGACGAACGCTGTATTTTTCCGACCTCGCCCAACGAAACCAACGGCATCGAAGACGCCCGCTTCGTACAGTTCACCGACGATAACGGCGACGTAACGTATTACGCCACTTACACCGCCTACAACGGGCGCGTTACGTTTCCGCAACTGCTTGAAACCAAAGACTTTACGCATTTTCGGGTCAGTACGCTCAGCGGTGCCGAAGTGTCGAACAAGGGTATGGCACTGTTTCCGCGTAAAATCAACGGCAAGTACGCGATGATCTCACGGCAGGATGGGGAGAATATCTACCTCATGTATTCCGACGATCTGTATATCTGGCAAACCAAAGAACTGCTGCTTAAACCAACGCACCACTGGGAATATGTGCAGTTAGGCAACTGCGGGTCGCCTATCGAAACTGAAGCAGGCTGGCTCGTGCTAAGCCACGGCGTCGGGCCGATGCGAAAGTACGCCATCGGCGCGTTTCTGCTCGACCTGAACGACCCCGGCAAGGTACTTGGTCGGCTAACCGAGCCGCTGCTTAGCCCCGATGAAAATGAGCGCGAAGGCTATGTGCCGAATGTGGTGTACAGTTGCGGAGGAGTAGTGCATGGCCGCGAACTGATTATCCCGTATGCGATGGCCGACTACGCGAGTAGCTTTGCCACAGTAAACGTTGACGAACTGCTGGCCGAACTAACAGGCACGATTAAGCCCGAACTAACTCAGGCAGTAGTGGTCTGA